In Miscanthus floridulus cultivar M001 unplaced genomic scaffold, ASM1932011v1 fs_738_2, whole genome shotgun sequence, one DNA window encodes the following:
- the LOC136532917 gene encoding uncharacterized protein encodes MTALGSTDPSCSTRSRYQLLLNQIEVLRQTDSVSEYQLEFEKFAHGLLLYNNSYDDTYFVTRFVAGLKDEIRKVIVLHRPKNVDTASALALLQEEELHKSRSKGFSKDSARTSFRSLPNKPRSSDGETSRQKVEKSETDDKLATLKEFRRRNGLCFKCGEKWSHNHKCPAQVSLHVIEELLDALEDTESEAEAADSSD; translated from the coding sequence TACCAGCTTCTGCTGAATCAGATTGAAGTTCTACGACAGACAGATTCAGTCTCTGAGTATCAGTTGGAGTTTGAGAAATTCGCTCATGGACTGTTACTGTACAATAACAGCTATGATGACACTTATTTTGTCACCAGATTTGTAGCTGGCTTAAAAGATGAGAtcaggaaggtgattgtcttgcATAGACCAAAGAATGTGGACACAGCTAGTGCCTTAGCTCTGTTGCAAGAAGAAGAGTTACATAAGTCAAGGTCTAAGGGTTTCAGTAAAGATTCTGCAAGAACCAGTTTCAGAAGTTTGCCTAACAAACCCAGGAGCAGTGATGGTGAAACATCTAGACAGAAGGTGGAGAAATCTGAAACTGATGATAAATTGGCAACTCTGAAGGAGTTTAGAAGAAGAAATGGGTTGTGTTTCAAGTGTGGTGAAAAGTGGAGCCACAACCACAAATGTCCAGCTCAGGTCTCATTACATGTCATTGAGGAATTATTGGATGCTTTGGAAGATACTGAGTCTGAAGCTGAAGCTGCTGACAGTTCTGACTGA